A window of Pseudomonadota bacterium genomic DNA:
AACCTCCAGAACTGAAGATCCCTGAGTTTGCACCTGCCACTGAGGATATTTCCCCTTTAAAAACACGAATAGTTGATATAGTTGCAAGAAATACCCCTTTAAGAGATGTGCTCCATGTAATTGCTGATGCAACGAGCCTCAACCTTGTTATGGAAAAGGGGGTTACTCCTGAAACTCCTGTAACAATCACCTTAAAAAATGTTACTGCAGATGATGCATTGCACACAATCCTCTCGTCTGTAAATTATTTTTACACGGCAAAGAATAACATGCTTTTGGTCAAGGCCGTTGATACAAGGATATTTGAACTTGGTTTCCCTTCAGTAATTCAGAACTATAATGTGGAGGTTGGTGGAGATATATTTGGAGGGGTAACCGGTGACCTCACGCAGACAGGTGGTGGCGGAGGCGGTGGTGGAGGCGGCGGAGGAAGTACAGGTATAAAGGGCAATATAACACAAACCTTAAAAGCCGATGAGGCAGCCTTTAACTTCTGGCAGGCTGTTGAAAAATCACTTGGGAGTATTCTTGGTCAGACAGGTGGAGGAGCAGGTGGCCAGGCAGGTGGGGAAAGCATTGGTGGAGAATACTTTACAGTAAACAGGGTAACAGGCACTATAATGGTAGTGGCATCCAGAAGAAATCTTGAGAGGGTTGAACAATATGTAAATACATTAAAAAAGGTCATGGGCAGACAGGTCCTGATCGAGGCAAAGGTCATAGAGGTAACCCTTTCAGAAGGATTCCAGTTTGGCATTGATTGGACTTTAGTACAGAGAAACCTTAACCTGACAGATACGAGAACGACGAGTTCGTTCACTTATGGTACGAGTGGTTTTAATACAGTGGCTCCTATAACCACAGGGGGTCCTGTTTTTACTATAACAGGTGCGCCGAGCTTTGGGGGCAGGCGGGCAGATTTGAATTTTGTTATGAATGCATTAGAACAACAGGGGGAGTTACGGATACTCTCTAATCCAAGAATTAACATGATGAATGGGCAAACAGCCCTCCTCATTGTTGGAAGGAATGAAAGCTACATAAGAAAGGTAGAAACCACAACCTCGCAGGGTACACCGCCAATCACCACCTTCACTGTTGACACAGGGAGCGTTCTTTCAGGGATTACCATAGGGATAGTACCTTATATAAATGAACAGGGAGAAATCTCTCTCACGATAACGCCGATAATTGCGGAGCGGGTCAGCTTTGATTCAAAAAATATTGGGGCAGTAGGAAATCAAGTAGAAATAAAACTCCCCACAGTTGACCTGAGAGAGTTGAGTACAACCGTGAAGGTCAGAGAGGGTCAAACAGTTGTGATTGGTGGACTTATCAAAAAGTCGGAGAAGCTTACAGACAGTCAGGTACCATTCCTTGGGAATGTGCCTCTTATAGGATACCTGTTCAAAAGCAGGGATAAAACAGAGATCAAGACAGAACTTGTAATAGCTTTGCAACCATTAT
This region includes:
- the mshL gene encoding pilus (MSHA type) biogenesis protein MshL, whose translation is MAKDKLTIKRLFLAFSGLICIFMLGSCASTGLKREVQIPKELKQPKVEEVKPPELKIPEFAPATEDISPLKTRIVDIVARNTPLRDVLHVIADATSLNLVMEKGVTPETPVTITLKNVTADDALHTILSSVNYFYTAKNNMLLVKAVDTRIFELGFPSVIQNYNVEVGGDIFGGVTGDLTQTGGGGGGGGGGGGSTGIKGNITQTLKADEAAFNFWQAVEKSLGSILGQTGGGAGGQAGGESIGGEYFTVNRVTGTIMVVASRRNLERVEQYVNTLKKVMGRQVLIEAKVIEVTLSEGFQFGIDWTLVQRNLNLTDTRTTSSFTYGTSGFNTVAPITTGGPVFTITGAPSFGGRRADLNFVMNALEQQGELRILSNPRINMMNGQTALLIVGRNESYIRKVETTTSQGTPPITTFTVDTGSVLSGITIGIVPYINEQGEISLTITPIIAERVSFDSKNIGAVGNQVEIKLPTVDLRELSTTVKVREGQTVVIGGLIKKSEKLTDSQVPFLGNVPLIGYLFKSRDKTEIKTELVIALQPLLL